TCCCCGATTCAGCGGGAATCGATTCCTCACCTGCTAGAAGGTAAAGATCTGGTCGGCTTGGCCGGCACAGGAACGGGTAAAACCGCAGCTTTTTCCCTGCCCTTGATTCATCGCTTAGCAAATTCGCCGAACAAAAATCGGGGAACTTCCATTCTCGTTCTCGTACCCACACGCGAACTGGCGATGCAGGTTGCCAAGGCTATGCAGACCTATGGCAAACCGCTGGGAATCGATGTTCTGGCCGTTTACGGAGGTACGGGCTATGGTGATCAAATCCGTTCGATCCGCCGAGGCATCGATGTGATCGTCGCCACTCCCGGCCGATCGCTGGATCTGATTCAAAAAGGCAAACTTCCGTTGAATGACATTACGGCGGTAGTCCTGGACGAAGCCGACGAAATGCTCGATATGGGTTTCGCCGAAGATATTGAAGCCATTTTGTCGGAGACGCCCAAAGCCCGGCAGACGATGCTCTTTTCGGCCACTATGCCGCCACGAATCGAAGCGATTGCTTCCCGACATCTGCAAAATCCGGTTCGCATTAAAGTTGCCCGCGAAAAAACAGCGCACGACGAAGTTCCTAAAGTTCGTCAGCAGGCCTATCTGATTCAACGCCAGAATAAGCTGGCCGCCCTCGGTCGCATTCTCGACATGGAAATGCCGACCTCGGCTATCATCTTCTGCCGAACTCGCACCGAGGCCGATGATCTCACCGAAATGCTCAGCCATCGCGGCTACAGCCCACTGGCACTGCACGGCGGTCTTTCGCAGGAACAACGCGACCGCGTCATGAAGAAATTCCGCGAAGGAGCAGCAGACCTGCTCATCGCTACCGACATTGCGGCCCGCGGGTTGGATATCAAACACCTTTCGCACGTGGTGAACTTCGATGTTCCTACCCAGGCGGAAGCCTATGTGCATCGCATCGGTCGTGTGGGACGGGCAGGTCGCGAAGGTGTGGCCATCACGCTTTCCACTCCTCGCGAGCAGTGGCAATTAAACACCATCGAACGGGAAACCAAGCAAAAGATCGAAATCGTCCGCATTCCGACAGTGGTCGAACTGCGCAAGAAGCGGTTGGAGAAGACAGCTGGTGATTTGCGGGAGCTTCTGGTCAAAGCCGATTTCAGCGACGATCTGCGAGCCATGTTGGGCTCCCTCGAGGAAGATTTTGATGTTCGGGATGTTGCCCTGGCGGCAGCCAAACTGTTGAGCCAGAACGGGAAAACTGAAACGGAAGAAAAAGACATCCCTGCCGTCAGCGAAGAGAAACAGCGGAATAATCGATCCGGACCGGGAGGACAGGGAGGATCGGGCGGTCACGGCGGCAACCGCGAAGGTCGTCCGATTCGCAGTGGCGAGCAGGATCGCAAGCGAGCCGGTGCTCGACCGACTGCCAAGGGAATGGCCAAGATCTACTTTGGTATCGGTTTCGATGCCAACGTTGGTCCGCGAGACCTCGTCGGAGCCATTGCAAACGAAGCGGGCATAGCCGGCAAGGATCTTGGGGCAATCGACATAACCGATCGATTTTCGCTAGTCGAAGTGCCGCAGGATGTAGCGGCCTATGTGGTGGAAGCTATGCAGGGGACTCGTATCCGCGGTCGCAAGGTGAATGTTCGTCCAGACCGCATGCCCAAGAGCTGATATTCCAAAAAAAGCTGGGAGATTTCTCTCCCAGCTTTCACATCATTTGGACAGATCCACGCAGATAATTTCTTTGTCGTTGCGAACGTAGATGTGCTTATTGGCGTAAGCCGGGGCACACCACAGCACATCGTGGCCGAATGCATTGTTCGTCGGTGTCAGCAGTTTCGTCCGATCGATCTCTTCATAACCTTTGGGAGAGAGCTTGCCGATTACCAATTCTCCCTTTTCCGTAAAGAAGAAATATCGATCTTCATTCTTCACGATGAAGGCGGTGGCACAGGGTGCGGGACGATCCGTTTCGGAAGTAGCCACCGGCTGGGCGGTTTCCCAGAGCCGCTTGCCGCTCGGCATTTCCACCGCGTAAGTCGTACCGTTCGAGTCCATGCCATAGATGACATTGTCCACCAGCATCGGCTGGACATTCAAGGGTGATATGCCATACTTTTGTTTGTCTTTCCAAACCACCTCAACGCCCGGCTTTTCTTTATTTAATTTCAGAAGAAGATTCTTGTTCAAATATCCGCCGACGAACAGATAATCGCCGAAAACCAACGGCGTCATGATAATAGAGTTGTTCGTCGCTTCGTATGGGGTCGTCCAAAATTCTTTGCCTGTTTCGGGATCGAGAGAAGTCACGGCATTTGGGGCCATAACTATCAGTTGGCGTGTCCCACCGGATTGAATGATCGTCGGAGGGGAATACCCCTGCCCCCCATCACCCGGGTTCGCGGGTGAAGTTCGCGCTTTCCAGATCTCCTTGCCCGTTTCGATGTCGAACGCGGCGACGTGGGAGCCATTTCCACCCACCAGGGTGATGAGTTTCTTTCCGTCGATGAGCGGATGACCGGCATAACCCCAGAGAGCCGATTTGGTCTTGTATTCCGCTTTCAGATCATGGGACCAGATCACTTTGCCTGTAGCAGCATCGAGACAGACCAAATTGCCTTCCGCGCCGAGGTTGTAAACCTTTCCGGTGCGATATTCGGGCGTGCAGCGCGGGCCAGCGGGGTAGGAAATTGCGTAGCGGACGGGATATTCGTACTTCCATAGTTCCTTACCGGTTTTTTCATCCAGGCAGAGAACGCGTTCCGTACCATCATTCGGCTTGCGGGCGAAATTGTCGACCTTCACATTATCTTTTGTAATGAAATCGGTCACGAAGACTTTGCCTTCGGCCACGGCAGGACCCGCGTACCCGCCACCCACTTCCGCACGCCAAAGAACGTTGGGGCCTTCCTTCGGAAATTTTTCGAGAATGCCCTTCTCACGCCAGATATTATCCCGCTGGGGGCCCATCCACTGCGGCCAGTCATCCGCACGTGCGTTACTTCCCAGTAGGAATACAGATAGCAAAGCCCATTTTTTCATCGGTTTCTCCGAGGTGTGTATCCAGGTACCTGGAATTATTATAGAAAGTGAGATTTAGCAAAATCGTTTCGTACAAGTCTGCAAAAAACTTCCCCGAAGCCGATGCATGGGCTAAAATAGTATTACCTACCTGACGCTCTGTTTTGAGATCTGTCCGCTGCCGTTGGAGCTTTCCCTTGAAGATTATTGCCGTTTGGATCGGATTATTTACTGCGAGCGTTGCGTACGGTGATGAACCCAAATTCCCAGCCGAACAGGTCGAATTTTTTGAAGCCAAAGTACGTCCCTTATTGATCGAAAGCTGCTATCCGTGTCATTCGGACAAAAAGCAGTCCGGCAGTCTTCGGCTCGATAGTCGAAAAACGATCCTCGAAGGAGGCGACACCGGCCCGGCGGCAGTACCGGGCAATCCAGACAAGAGCCTCCTGATCAAGGCCATTCGCTACGAGGGCGATCTCAAGATGCCTGAAAAGCAGAAGCTGGATCCTGCCAAAATTGAAATTCTTGTCTCCTGGGTAAAACAGGGGATGCCTTTTCCGGATAAGGGAGCGGTCATCACGAAAGCCGATGCGATGGAAGCCGCCAAGAAGCACTGGGCGTTTCAACCATTATCTCATCCCAAAGGCGAATCCATCGATGAATTCATCGATACGAAGTTGAAAAGCCAAAATCTGAAACGAAATCCCGCAGCCGATAAGCGAGTTCTGATTCGAAGACTTTACTTCGACCTATTGGGATTACCGCCCAGGCCCGATGAAATCGACGCTTTCGCTCAGGACCATGATCCCAAGGCTTACGAAAAATTGATTGACAAGTTGCTGGCGAATCCGCACTACGGCGAGCGTTGGGGCCGCTACTGGCTCGATTATGCCCGTTACTCCGATACCAAAGGTTATCTCGCGGGCGGCGTTGATCGCAACTATCCGTACGCGTATACCTACCGCGACTGGGTCGTAAAGGCTATGAACGAGGATATGCCTTACGATCGCTTTGTGAAACTGCAATTGGCGGCCGATCGCGTGGCCAAGCCGGAAGAGTCGTCTGATCTAGCCGCTATGGGATTTCTGACGGTCGGCCGACGATTTCTTGGGGATGGCAACGATATTATCGACGACCGAATCGACGTCGTGTTTCGGACCTTCCAGGGTTTAACCGTAACTTGTGCGCGTTGTCACGATCATAAATTCGACCCGATTCCGACCAAAGATTACTATGCCATGCACGGGGTTTTCAATTCGTCCGTGGAACCGGTGGACCTTCCCCTGCTGACGTCCCCTAAAGAAACCTCCGAATACAAAGCTTTCAGCGAGGAGTTAAGCAAGAGGGAATCTGCCGTCACCGACTATCAGAAAAAACGCCGATCGGAATTCGTCGCAGGACTGAAATCATCACCCTTGATTACCAAATACCTTCTCCTGGAGCGAAAAGAACGCAACACACCGGGAGATAAACTGCGGCCGATTTTCCAGGATCGGGAACTCTTCCAATTTGTTTTCACCCGCTACAGGCAGGTAGTCGCTGACAAGAAGAACGCAAGTATTTTCTCCCTCTGGATCGAACTGGCTGCCCTGTCTCCGGAAAATTTCGAACTCAAGTCCCAGGAATTGCTTTCCGCGGCTGCGAAAAGCGAAAGCAAGCTGATAACGGATCCGATCGTGCTGAAGGCTTTTGAAGTCAAGAAGCCGAAAACTTTGGCCGAAGCGGCTCAAATCCTGG
The genomic region above belongs to Telmatocola sphagniphila and contains:
- a CDS encoding outer membrane protein assembly factor BamB family protein, with the translated sequence MKKWALLSVFLLGSNARADDWPQWMGPQRDNIWREKGILEKFPKEGPNVLWRAEVGGGYAGPAVAEGKVFVTDFITKDNVKVDNFARKPNDGTERVLCLDEKTGKELWKYEYPVRYAISYPAGPRCTPEYRTGKVYNLGAEGNLVCLDAATGKVIWSHDLKAEYKTKSALWGYAGHPLIDGKKLITLVGGNGSHVAAFDIETGKEIWKARTSPANPGDGGQGYSPPTIIQSGGTRQLIVMAPNAVTSLDPETGKEFWTTPYEATNNSIIMTPLVFGDYLFVGGYLNKNLLLKLNKEKPGVEVVWKDKQKYGISPLNVQPMLVDNVIYGMDSNGTTYAVEMPSGKRLWETAQPVATSETDRPAPCATAFIVKNEDRYFFFTEKGELVIGKLSPKGYEEIDRTKLLTPTNNAFGHDVLWCAPAYANKHIYVRNDKEIICVDLSK
- a CDS encoding DEAD/DEAH box helicase, with protein sequence MESTSGFLELGLDPRIIKALNYDTPSPIQRESIPHLLEGKDLVGLAGTGTGKTAAFSLPLIHRLANSPNKNRGTSILVLVPTRELAMQVAKAMQTYGKPLGIDVLAVYGGTGYGDQIRSIRRGIDVIVATPGRSLDLIQKGKLPLNDITAVVLDEADEMLDMGFAEDIEAILSETPKARQTMLFSATMPPRIEAIASRHLQNPVRIKVAREKTAHDEVPKVRQQAYLIQRQNKLAALGRILDMEMPTSAIIFCRTRTEADDLTEMLSHRGYSPLALHGGLSQEQRDRVMKKFREGAADLLIATDIAARGLDIKHLSHVVNFDVPTQAEAYVHRIGRVGRAGREGVAITLSTPREQWQLNTIERETKQKIEIVRIPTVVELRKKRLEKTAGDLRELLVKADFSDDLRAMLGSLEEDFDVRDVALAAAKLLSQNGKTETEEKDIPAVSEEKQRNNRSGPGGQGGSGGHGGNREGRPIRSGEQDRKRAGARPTAKGMAKIYFGIGFDANVGPRDLVGAIANEAGIAGKDLGAIDITDRFSLVEVPQDVAAYVVEAMQGTRIRGRKVNVRPDRMPKS